A DNA window from Pleurodeles waltl isolate 20211129_DDA chromosome 12, aPleWal1.hap1.20221129, whole genome shotgun sequence contains the following coding sequences:
- the GZMM gene encoding granzyme M: protein MMWLTLSLLCAPWPSADLLQMFPISSSGSRAAARSQVEIIGGREAKPHSRPYMVSFQVGGRHKCGGALVGEQWVLTVAHCFPNISQGPIRAAVGLHRLDKQHHQHQEFLVKGYFPHPEYDDFSKDNDIMLLQLSRKVELNDQVAVLRLPERDRRVAPGIVCSVAGWGSLKYNGPPSKALQEMTLKVIDGRVCNTSRHWNGEITNSMMCLQGVKEGSFPCQGDSGDPVICKNGVLQGLISFSFRGCNDKSKPPVATAVTKFLPWIRNTMASPKADYSSSSENTDY from the exons ATGATGTGGCTGACGCTGTCCCTGCTCTGCGCCCCCTGGCCGTCGGCGG ACCTGCTGCAAATGTTTCCCATCAGCTCGAGTGGCAGTCGAGCAG CTGCCAGATCACAGGTTGAAATCATCGGAGGACGTGAGGCAAAGCCCCATTCCAGACCCTACATGGTGTCCTTCCAGGTCGGGGGCCGCCACAAGTGTGGGGGCGCCCTGGTCGGCGAGCAGTGGGTGCTGACGGTGGCTCACTGCTTCCCCAACAT ATCCCAGGGACCGATCAGAGCTGCTGTGGGGCTTCACCGGCTGGATaaacagcaccaccagcaccaggagTTCCTAGTCAAGGGCTACTTCCCTCACCCTGAGTATGATGATTTCTCGAAAGACAATGACATCATGCTGCTTCAG CTGAGCAGGAAGGTGGAGCTGAATGACCAAGTGGCTGTGCTGAGGCTTCCAGAGAGAGATAGACGTGTGGCCCCGGGTATAGTGTGTAGTGTGGCCGGCTGGGGCTCCTTGAAGTATAATGGGCCACCATCTAAGGCGCTACAGGAGATGACGCTGAAGGTAATCGACGGCCGGGTGTGCAACACCAGCCGGCATTGGAATGGAGAAATCACTAATTCCATGATGTGCCTACAGGGAGTGAAGGAAGGCAGCTTCCCCTGCCAG GGGGATTCGGGTGACCCAGTGATCTGCAAGAACGGCGTGCTACAAGGCCTCATCTCGTTCAGCTTCAGAGGGTGCAATGACAAATCCAAGCCCCCTGTGGCAACAGCAGTTACCAAGTTCCTTCCCTGGATCAGGAACACAATGGCTTCACCTAAGGCGGACTACAGCAGCTCCAGTGAGAACACTGACTACTAG